AGCCGACTGTTTTAGCGCCAAGTGTAACAGCAGGTCTCGATACAGTTGGAATTCGTATGCCTGATCATCCGGTAGCACTGGAACTTCTTCAAACATTAAAGAAACCGTTAGCCGCGCCAAGTGCGAATCGCAGCGGCAAACCTAGCCCGACGAAAGCCGAACATGTATTTGAAGATTTGCAAAAAATTATTCCTTGTATTTTGGATGGCGGAATGACGGGGATCGGACTTGAATCGACTGTTTTGGATGTTACGCTGGATACGCCGGTTATTTTGCGTCCGGGCGGTGTAACGAAAGAAATGCTCGAAGCGGTAATTGGACCGGTTGTTGAGCCTAGTCTGGAGCAGCAGAAAATCGAATCGACACCGAAAGCGCCCGGCATGAAATATACTCACTATGCACCGGAAGCTCCTGTTTATCTAATTGAGGCAAATAAGGAAGCGATTGAAAAGGCTATTGCCGAATTAAAGCCGGAACATAAAGTTGCCTTATTGGCACCGGAGAGCTTTAAAAACATTGAGGCCGATTATTATTTTTCATTCGGTAATGCCAATGATCTTGATCAAATGAGTGCTTCACTATATGATGCATTGCGTGCATGCGATAAAACGGATGCCACGATTATTTTAGCGACAGCAACATCAAAAACAGGTGTTGGCACAGCGATTATGAACCGTCTGGAAAAGGCGGCGGGCAGC
This genomic window from Solibacillus sp. FSL R5-0449 contains:
- a CDS encoding L-threonylcarbamoyladenylate synthase; its protein translation is MHTFQLNVDEFVDNSENYTQAVDLLNSGEIVAFPTETVYGLGAVATNEQAVKKIFAAKGRPSDNPLIVHIGTVEEVTLYTTNISEVARKCMDAFWPGPLTLVMHAKPTVLAPSVTAGLDTVGIRMPDHPVALELLQTLKKPLAAPSANRSGKPSPTKAEHVFEDLQKIIPCILDGGMTGIGLESTVLDVTLDTPVILRPGGVTKEMLEAVIGPVVEPSLEQQKIESTPKAPGMKYTHYAPEAPVYLIEANKEAIEKAIAELKPEHKVALLAPESFKNIEADYYFSFGNANDLDQMSASLYDALRACDKTDATIILATATSKTGVGTAIMNRLEKAAGSKWYLL